TACGCTCGAAGATGGTTTGAGAAAAAGGAGGGGTTCTTCGGGCAGTTTCATGTTCAGTTCTTCAGCGTGGTCACGATAGTTCAACCCCACAGCCACAATCTTTGAAGGGGAACATGGGGCCAGCAATCTCACGTTGCTCAGGCGCTCTTCTCTCAGGGCAGGATTGGCGCCTCCAGGTAGGATCACATCTCCTTCAATTACTCCGGAAAAGATCCCATGCTCTGTCTGGAATCGTACCAATTTCATTTTGTTTCCTTTAGACCGAGGACATCTCCCATGTCGTACAGCCGACCGGCCGGTTTATCCGCGAGCCACAGGGCAGCCTGGACGGCGCCCTTAGCGAGAGCGTCCCGACTGTGGGCTCTATGGGTCAATTCAATCCGTTCACCATTAGTGCAAAACATAACGGTGTGTTCTCCGACTATATCCCCGGCCCTGATCGACATTATACCTATCTCTTTGGGTTTTCTGGCGCCTACCATACCGTAACGGCCATAAATGCCCACTTCGTCAAGGTCCCTGTCCAGCGCTCCTGCGATAATTTCCGCAAGCTTCGCCGCTGTTCCGCTAGGAGCGTCCTTTTTCTGATTATGATGGGATTCTATTATTTCAACGTCGTAATTATCCCCAAGGCAGGACGCTACTTTTTCAACCAGGCTAAACAGCAGGTTGACACCCAGGCTCATATTCGGCGCCATTAGACAGCGGGTCTTTAACGCGGCTTCATTGACCGCCACTTTCTGCTGATCCGAAAGGCCGGTAGTTCCTATGACGATCGCTTTTTTCTTTTTTGCAGCCTCTGCGACGTTTCTTGTGGTAGCTTCCGGCGACGAAAAATCTATAAGAACGTCACACGACGCAATCGCCGCCTTGTAGTCATCGGTAACAGCAACACCTATTGGGCCTATGCCCGCAATATCTCCGGCGTCTTTCCCAATGCTGGGAACATTGGGAGCGTCCAGCGCGGCCGTAATTTTTAGTTTGGGATGTTCATGGGACAACGTGATTATCCTTTTTCCCATCCGACCGGCGGCGCCGCTAATTGCAACCTTGATCATATCTTCTCCTGAATCATATCAAATTAAATTTGGCCAGAGTCGTTCTGATCTTCTCCAAATTCGCGGCGGAAGGCATACAGAGGGGCAGCCTGAACTCCGGTTCAATTTTGCCCATTAGCGATAAAGCCGCTTTTATGGGGATTGGGTTGGTTTCAACAAACATCGTCTGGCAAAGCTCGTAGATTTCAAAATGAGTGGTCCTGGCTTTGTCAACATCGCCGGCCAGCATGCTCTTTACCATGTCGGACATTCTGTCCGGGATAATGTTCGTCGCCACCGATATTACACCTTTTCCGCCCAGAGCCATCAAAGGAAAAGTCA
This window of the Desulfomonilaceae bacterium genome carries:
- the dapB gene encoding 4-hydroxy-tetrahydrodipicolinate reductase; protein product: MIKVAISGAAGRMGKRIITLSHEHPKLKITAALDAPNVPSIGKDAGDIAGIGPIGVAVTDDYKAAIASCDVLIDFSSPEATTRNVAEAAKKKKAIVIGTTGLSDQQKVAVNEAALKTRCLMAPNMSLGVNLLFSLVEKVASCLGDNYDVEIIESHHNQKKDAPSGTAAKLAEIIAGALDRDLDEVGIYGRYGMVGARKPKEIGIMSIRAGDIVGEHTVMFCTNGERIELTHRAHSRDALAKGAVQAALWLADKPAGRLYDMGDVLGLKETK